In Aureibaculum algae, the following are encoded in one genomic region:
- the mrdA gene encoding penicillin-binding protein 2, protein MEKKYIAYFSILLVGLLFIIRLFYIQVLDSKYKGSPLNNSAVTPKYDYPERGFIYDRNGVLIVANQPSYDVMIVPRDVKPLDTLEFCKLLKIDKEDFVGKYKKAKKYSPRLPSVFVAQLSKGDYAYLQEKMYKYKGFYIQKRSLRQYPIKSAANVLGYISEVTTADLNNKNYQQGELIGKNGVEKEYEEALRGVKGVKFIQKDRFNKVIGPYKGGEYDTLAIVGKDVNITIDIKLQKYAEDLMANKRGGIVAIEPSTGEILALVSAPTYDPNLLVGRERSKNYNKLDSDSHEKPMFDRSLLAQYPPGSPFKVLNALIGLQEGVITPETHFYCYGGFRYGRSSKAFMACHCGVHGAPIKLDMGIYRSCNSYFANTYKKIIEKYPTATEGMKVWSNHVKSFGLGDFLHNDLSTGRRGVVPDEKLYDRYYPTFKWGASTTISNAIGQGEILTTPIQLANMTAAIANKGYYFTPHIIKKIDNKPIQIDKFIIPNKTSINKEHFTPVIEGMYNTVEKGTARWSRVEGIEICGKTGTAENPQGQDHSIFIAFAPKDNPKIAIAVFVENGYWGSRWAGPMASLMIEKYIRGEVSRPREEKRMFEGSLREEYDKQLLTEQLEKEIKEKLKKELEEKAE, encoded by the coding sequence ATGGAGAAAAAATATATTGCATATTTTTCTATATTATTGGTGGGTTTGTTATTTATTATCAGGTTATTCTATATTCAGGTACTAGATTCTAAGTATAAGGGCTCACCACTTAATAATTCTGCCGTAACGCCGAAATACGACTATCCCGAAAGAGGCTTTATTTATGATAGAAACGGTGTTTTAATTGTAGCCAACCAACCGTCGTATGATGTTATGATTGTACCGCGTGATGTAAAGCCATTAGATACCTTGGAGTTCTGCAAATTATTAAAAATCGATAAAGAGGACTTCGTAGGAAAATATAAAAAAGCAAAAAAATACTCCCCTAGATTACCATCGGTATTTGTAGCTCAACTTTCAAAAGGCGATTATGCCTACTTACAAGAAAAAATGTACAAATACAAGGGTTTTTACATTCAAAAACGATCCTTAAGGCAATATCCTATAAAGTCAGCAGCTAATGTGTTGGGTTATATATCTGAAGTGACAACTGCTGATTTAAATAACAAAAACTATCAACAAGGAGAGCTAATTGGTAAGAATGGTGTTGAAAAAGAATACGAGGAAGCGTTAAGAGGTGTTAAAGGGGTGAAATTTATTCAAAAAGATCGTTTTAATAAAGTAATTGGCCCTTACAAAGGAGGCGAGTATGATACGTTAGCAATAGTAGGTAAAGATGTTAATATTACCATTGACATTAAACTTCAAAAGTATGCCGAAGACCTTATGGCAAATAAAAGAGGTGGTATTGTTGCAATTGAACCTTCAACAGGAGAAATTTTGGCTTTAGTTTCGGCACCTACCTATGACCCTAATCTTTTAGTAGGTAGAGAACGATCTAAGAATTACAATAAATTAGATAGTGACAGTCATGAAAAACCAATGTTCGATAGATCATTGTTAGCTCAATATCCTCCAGGCTCTCCATTTAAAGTGTTGAATGCATTAATCGGTCTACAGGAGGGAGTAATAACACCAGAGACACATTTTTACTGTTATGGAGGATTTAGATACGGTAGAAGTTCAAAGGCATTTATGGCTTGCCATTGCGGCGTACATGGTGCTCCGATAAAGTTAGATATGGGTATTTATAGGTCATGTAATTCCTATTTTGCAAATACCTATAAAAAGATAATTGAAAAATATCCTACAGCCACCGAAGGAATGAAAGTTTGGAGTAATCACGTTAAAAGTTTCGGTTTAGGTGATTTTTTGCATAATGACCTATCAACTGGTCGAAGAGGTGTTGTACCTGATGAGAAATTGTATGATAGGTATTATCCTACGTTTAAATGGGGAGCTTCAACAACAATTTCTAACGCCATTGGGCAAGGTGAAATTTTAACGACCCCCATTCAATTAGCAAATATGACTGCTGCAATTGCAAATAAAGGATATTATTTTACTCCTCATATCATAAAAAAAATTGATAATAAACCAATACAAATCGATAAATTTATAATACCGAATAAAACTTCAATAAATAAAGAACATTTTACTCCTGTAATTGAGGGTATGTACAATACTGTTGAGAAAGGTACAGCAAGATGGTCTCGGGTTGAGGGTATAGAGATTTGCGGAAAAACAGGTACAGCGGAAAACCCACAGGGTCAAGATCATTCTATTTTTATTGCTTTTGCTCCAAAAGACAATCCTAAAATAGCCATTGCGGTTTTTGTTGAAAATGGTTATTGGGGGTCAAGGTGGGCAGGGCCTATGGCGTCTTTAATGATAGAAAAATATATTAGAGGAGAAGTGTCTAGACCAAGAGAGGAAAAACGTATGTTTGAAGGTAGTCTTAGAGAAGAGTATGATAAACAACTTTTAACAGAGCAATTAGAAAAAGAAATTAAAGAAAAATTAAAAAAAGAACTTGAGGAAAAGGCAGAATAA
- the rodA gene encoding rod shape-determining protein RodA, with amino-acid sequence MRKRQNNIFAGVDWILVLFFIVLVFLGWINIYAASVTDTTQSVFDATTLYGKQLRWIGLSGVLIVIIISIDAKFYERFAGVFYVISMLSLAGLFLFGNTINGATSWYNFGGVSLQPSEFAKVATILALANFLNEPNRDLSNFKTQIRAFIILLIPAVLIALQPDPGSGIIYFTLFFVMYREGLPGIYLGIGFMLMILFLSTLYFGFITALIIIISLLTLMILYLININKFQLNREWPKVIILFLIVGLFMFSVDYIFNNVFGQRHRDRFSIVLGKEVDPRGIGYNTNQSMITIGSGGLTGKGFLEGDRTQGNFVPEQHTDYIFSTVGEEWGFIGTSAVIIIFIAFILRIIRVAERQKLKFSRVFGYSIATIFFFHFMINVGMVIGLVPTIGIPLPFFSYGGSSLWGFTILLFIFIRLDADRTYEW; translated from the coding sequence TTGAGGAAAAGGCAGAATAACATATTTGCTGGTGTAGACTGGATATTAGTATTATTTTTTATAGTGCTCGTATTTTTAGGTTGGATAAATATTTATGCGGCCTCTGTTACAGATACGACTCAAAGTGTTTTTGACGCCACTACGTTATACGGAAAACAGTTGCGGTGGATTGGCTTAAGTGGAGTGCTAATTGTTATAATAATATCCATTGATGCCAAGTTTTATGAACGTTTTGCAGGTGTTTTTTATGTTATTTCAATGCTGAGCTTGGCGGGGTTATTTCTATTTGGAAATACAATTAATGGAGCTACTTCTTGGTATAATTTTGGAGGGGTTAGTTTGCAACCTTCTGAGTTTGCAAAGGTGGCTACGATACTAGCGTTGGCTAATTTTTTAAATGAGCCCAATAGAGATCTAAGTAATTTTAAAACTCAAATTAGAGCATTCATTATTCTGTTAATACCAGCGGTATTAATAGCGTTACAGCCAGACCCAGGATCGGGGATAATTTATTTTACATTGTTTTTTGTAATGTATCGAGAAGGACTTCCTGGTATTTATTTAGGAATTGGTTTTATGTTAATGATTTTGTTTTTATCTACATTATATTTTGGATTTATAACAGCCCTTATAATTATAATTTCATTGCTAACTTTGATGATTTTATACTTGATTAACATAAATAAATTTCAGTTAAATAGAGAGTGGCCTAAGGTTATTATTTTATTTCTAATTGTAGGGTTATTTATGTTTAGTGTTGATTACATTTTTAATAATGTATTCGGACAACGCCATAGAGATCGATTTAGTATTGTTTTAGGTAAAGAAGTTGACCCAAGAGGGATAGGGTACAATACGAATCAATCAATGATTACAATTGGTTCAGGAGGCTTAACAGGTAAGGGTTTTTTAGAAGGAGATAGAACTCAAGGTAATTTTGTGCCTGAGCAACATACAGATTATATTTTCAGTACTGTTGGTGAGGAATGGGGTTTTATTGGTACGAGTGCGGTAATAATTATATTTATAGCCTTTATATTACGAATAATACGAGTTGCTGAAAGGCAAAAACTAAAGTTTAGTAGGGTATTTGGTTATTCTATAGCAACCATATTCTTTTTTCACTTTATGATAAATGTAGGAATGGTTATAGGATTAGTTCCTACAATTGGTATTCCATTGCCGTTTTTTAGTTATGGAGGTTCCTCTTTATGGGGATTTACTATTTTACTCTTTATTTTTATTAGACTTGATGCCGATAGAACCTATGAATGGTAA
- the rpsT gene encoding 30S ribosomal protein S20, protein MANHKSALKRIRNSETKRLRNKFQHKTTRNAIKALREIEKKADAEKQLNSVLAMVDKLAKKSIIHNNKAANLKSKLTKHVAAL, encoded by the coding sequence ATGGCAAATCACAAGTCAGCGTTAAAGAGAATTAGAAATAGTGAGACTAAACGCTTAAGAAATAAGTTTCAGCATAAAACCACAAGAAATGCTATAAAAGCTTTACGTGAGATTGAAAAGAAAGCTGATGCTGAAAAGCAATTGAATTCAGTTCTTGCTATGGTAGATAAATTAGCTAAAAAGAGCATTATTCATAACAATAAAGCTGCTAATTTAAAATCTAAGCTTACTAAGCACGTAGCTGCTTTATAA
- the proS gene encoding proline--tRNA ligase yields the protein MSKNLTKRSEDYSKWYNELVVKADLAEMSGVRGCMVIKPYGYAIWEKMQAELDRMFKETGHENAYFPLFIPKSYFSKEASHVDGFAKECAVVTHYRLKNAEDGSGIVVDEDAKLEEELIVRPTSETIIWDTYRKWVQSYRDLPILVNQWANVVRWEMRTRLFLRTAEFLWQEGHTAHATKQEALAEAKQMQGVYADFAENFMAMPVIKGTKTESERFAGALETYTIEALMQDGKALQAGTSHFLGQNFAKAFDVKFTSKEGKLEYVWATSWGVSTRLMGALVMTHSDDKGLVLPPNLAPIQVVIVPIYKGEEQLETISIKAKQIMAELKSKGISVKFDDRDTYKPGWKFAQYELKGVPLRIAMGPRDMENGTVELARRDTLTKETVNQDVLVATIEDLLGKIQESLFNKAKDYRNSHITEVDNFDDFKTVLNGKGGFISAHWDGTSETENKIKDLTKATIRCIPNEYIEEEGVCVFSGKPSTKRVLFAKAY from the coding sequence ATGAGTAAAAACTTAACGAAACGTAGCGAAGATTATTCTAAATGGTACAATGAATTAGTTGTTAAAGCTGATTTAGCGGAAATGTCTGGAGTTAGAGGTTGCATGGTAATAAAACCTTATGGCTATGCTATTTGGGAAAAAATGCAAGCCGAATTAGATAGAATGTTTAAAGAAACAGGCCACGAAAATGCTTATTTCCCACTTTTTATACCTAAATCTTATTTTAGTAAAGAAGCCAGCCATGTTGATGGTTTTGCAAAAGAATGTGCCGTTGTAACACATTATAGATTAAAAAATGCAGAAGATGGCAGTGGTATTGTAGTTGACGAAGATGCTAAATTAGAAGAGGAATTAATTGTAAGACCTACTTCGGAAACTATTATTTGGGATACCTATAGAAAATGGGTGCAATCGTACAGAGATTTACCAATTTTAGTTAATCAATGGGCCAATGTTGTCCGTTGGGAAATGAGAACACGTCTATTTTTACGTACAGCTGAATTTTTATGGCAAGAAGGTCATACCGCACATGCTACAAAGCAAGAAGCTCTGGCTGAAGCAAAACAAATGCAAGGCGTTTATGCTGATTTTGCAGAAAACTTTATGGCAATGCCTGTTATAAAAGGTACAAAAACCGAAAGCGAACGTTTCGCAGGTGCTCTAGAAACCTATACTATTGAAGCTTTAATGCAAGATGGTAAGGCTTTACAGGCAGGAACATCTCATTTTTTAGGTCAAAATTTTGCAAAGGCATTTGATGTTAAATTTACTTCTAAAGAAGGGAAGCTGGAATATGTTTGGGCTACTTCTTGGGGGGTATCTACTCGTTTGATGGGGGCTTTAGTAATGACACATTCTGACGATAAAGGATTGGTATTACCGCCTAATTTAGCTCCAATACAAGTTGTAATAGTGCCTATATACAAAGGAGAAGAACAACTTGAAACGATTTCAATTAAAGCGAAACAAATTATGGCTGAACTCAAGTCAAAAGGTATTTCTGTTAAATTCGATGATAGAGACACCTATAAGCCAGGATGGAAATTTGCACAGTATGAATTGAAAGGTGTTCCTCTTAGAATTGCAATGGGACCAAGAGACATGGAAAATGGGACTGTGGAATTGGCTAGAAGAGATACACTGACTAAAGAAACCGTAAATCAAGATGTTTTGGTTGCCACTATTGAAGATTTATTGGGTAAAATTCAAGAAAGTCTATTTAATAAAGCTAAAGATTACAGAAATAGTCACATCACTGAAGTTGATAATTTTGATGATTTTAAAACAGTATTGAATGGTAAAGGAGGTTTTATATCTGCACATTGGGATGGGACTTCAGAAACTGAAAATAAGATAAAGGACTTAACAAAAGCTACAATTCGTTGTATTCCGAATGAATATATCGAAGAAGAAGGAGTTTGTGTGTTTAGTGGTAAGCCTTCAACAAAAAGAGTACTTTTTGCGAAAGCCTATTAA
- a CDS encoding OmpP1/FadL family transporter — translation MKKILFLIGGLLSSLVINAQVISNFDGAVMFSDEDVNGTARFNGMSGAFGSLGGDMSAGDINPAGLTVFTRSQGSITLGVRNTDVFSTYYGTSTDNSDSYFNMTQAGAVLVFDTSGRSNWTKFAIGFNYSLVKDFENSYNINGASNITEYNGDPYLNEDTNPANDIYYENVDGQFFGNSNSGQNEKFTLSMAAEFNDKFSLGLSLVSHKLEHFQNGLFEESSNDGSGNLLDASLLQELYTYGQGIGLNIGFIAKPVQELRLGFAFQTPTWYNLTEEYSDDLEIQVSNDSRLYRKYSDINVFEYDLVTPAKATGSIAYLFGKEGLISLDYTFRNYSKTKLKPNNEFVDVNESFRNDLQNTSEIRIGGEWRVGKMMSLRGGYFYKQSPYADAIDTDNVRGFSLGTGFKFRGNVKLDLAYQKSTNTGVYGFTQFSNPAELDIDNGKVTATLVIGL, via the coding sequence ATGAAAAAAATTCTATTTTTAATAGGAGGATTACTATCCTCCTTAGTAATCAACGCTCAAGTAATTAGTAATTTTGATGGAGCTGTTATGTTTTCTGATGAGGATGTTAATGGTACAGCGAGGTTTAATGGGATGAGTGGAGCGTTTGGAAGTTTAGGTGGAGATATGTCAGCCGGAGATATTAACCCAGCAGGATTAACTGTTTTTACAAGGTCTCAAGGTTCAATTACATTAGGCGTTAGAAATACAGATGTTTTCAGTACTTATTACGGTACTTCTACTGATAATTCTGATAGTTATTTTAATATGACTCAAGCGGGTGCCGTACTGGTTTTTGATACATCAGGACGTTCCAATTGGACAAAATTTGCTATTGGATTTAATTATTCCTTAGTCAAAGATTTTGAAAATAGTTATAACATAAATGGAGCTAGTAATATTACAGAATACAACGGAGATCCTTATTTAAATGAAGACACCAATCCAGCAAACGATATTTATTATGAAAATGTAGATGGTCAATTTTTCGGAAATAGTAATTCAGGGCAAAATGAAAAGTTTACCCTTTCAATGGCAGCTGAATTCAATGATAAATTTAGTCTAGGCTTGTCGTTGGTTTCTCATAAATTGGAACATTTTCAAAATGGTTTATTTGAGGAGTCTAGTAATGATGGTAGTGGTAATTTATTGGACGCTTCACTGTTACAAGAGTTATATACTTATGGACAAGGTATTGGTTTAAATATTGGTTTTATTGCAAAACCTGTTCAAGAGTTAAGATTAGGCTTTGCTTTTCAAACTCCAACTTGGTATAATTTAACTGAAGAGTATAGTGATGATTTGGAAATTCAGGTAAGTAACGATTCCAGGTTATATAGGAAGTATTCAGATATAAATGTTTTTGAATATGATTTAGTGACTCCAGCAAAAGCTACGGGAAGTATTGCTTACCTTTTCGGAAAAGAAGGATTGATAAGTTTAGATTATACCTTTAGAAATTATTCAAAAACGAAATTGAAACCAAACAATGAATTTGTAGATGTAAATGAGAGTTTCAGAAATGATTTACAAAACACTTCAGAAATAAGAATAGGTGGAGAGTGGCGTGTTGGTAAAATGATGAGTTTAAGAGGTGGTTATTTTTATAAACAAAGCCCTTATGCTGATGCTATTGATACAGATAATGTAAGAGGTTTTTCTTTAGGTACTGGTTTTAAATTTAGAGGTAATGTTAAATTAGATTTAGCATATCAAAAATCTACGAATACAGGTGTGTATGGGTTTACTCAATTTTCAAATCCTGCTGAGTTAGATATTGATAATGGAAAGGTAACAGCCACATTGGTTATTGGTTTATAA